Sequence from the Gemmatimonadaceae bacterium genome:
GTCGGCACCCGTCGCGACGCCGCCAGCCTCGGCGCCCGCGCCGACGCCGGCACCGAGTGCGCCGACCGGAGCGCCCGCCGCGCCGCATGCCGACAGCGCCAAAACGGTGGGGTGGCGTGACGGGACGTACACCGGCTGGGGAACCTCGCGCCACGGCGACATCGAAGCCACGGTGGTCGTCGAGAACGGCAAGATCACGGGGGCGATCATCAGTCGGTGCCTGACCCGCTACTCCTGCTCGTGGGTCGCGCATCTGCAGGCGCAGGTGGTCGCACGGCAGAGCCCCGAGGTGGACAATGTGTCCGGGGCCACGCAAAGCGCGAACGCCTTCTACTACGCCGTCGTCGACGCCCTCGCCAAGGCCAAGTGACGTTCGCCGGTCCGGTGGTCGAGGTCGCCGAGGCCGCGATGGGCACGGTGTTCGCCGTGCAGCTGTCGGACCCGACGGGGTCATGGGAGGTGGACGCACTCCGGGCCGAGGCGCATCGCGCCCTGACTGCCGTGCACGACGTCGAGCGTGTGTGCTCCCGCTTCGACGCGACCAGCGAGCTGCGCCGGCTCAGCGACCACATCGGCGAGCCCGTCCCGGGGAGCCCGCTGTTGGTGGAGCTGCTGGCGTTGGCGCTGGCGATCGCCGAGGCCAGTGACGGGGCGTTCGACCCGACGGTCGGCGCCGCGATGCTGGCGCATGGGTTCGATCGCCATTGGCGCACCGATGTTGCCGTCGGAGACGTTGGGCGCGTATCGCCGCCGCGTCATGGGGGCTGGCGTGACCTCACCGTCGATCAGGCGCGTGGTACGATTCGCCTCGACGCTGCGCATCAGCTCGACCTGGGGGCGCTCGCCAAAGGCTTTGCCGTGGATCTCGTGGCCGCCGCCATTCCCCACGCGCTCTCCGCCTCGATTCACGCCGGCGGTGACGTGCGCTGTGTTGGCGCCCATCCCGAGGGACGCGCCTGGACGATCGGCGTGCGCTCGCCGACACACACCGATCGATTCGCCGCGGTGGCGCACATCGCCGACGGCGCGGTCTGCACGAGCGGGGACTATGAGCGCGTGAACGCGGCCGGCGTGCATCACCTGCTGGACCCGCGCACCGGCCACGCCGCCACCGGTTTTCGCAGTGTCAGCGTCGTCGCGCCAACGGCCGTCGTCGCCGATGGCCTCGCCACCGCGGCGTTCGTCCTCGGCCCGGCGCGGGCCGCCGACTGGTTGGCCACGCAGCACGTCGATGCGTTGCTGATCGCGCCCGATGCCGAACCGCACACGGTGACCGGCGCCGGTACGACCACGTGGGAGCTCCTCCCGTTGGATTCCTGATTGACCTGACTGGGCCCTGATGACCACCCGACTCGACGTCGCGCACGCCAAACGATGGATCCGCTCGCCCAAAGGGCTCTTCGCCGGGGTGCTCGCGGTGCTCACCGTGCCCGCCGCCCAACAGGCGGGGTGGACACTCGTCGGGCCGTCGCTCGTGGCCGCCATGGCCGCTGCGATGCTGGTGGATCTGCCGCTCATCCGGTGGCGCGATGGCCACTGGAGTGTGCCGGACGGCGCCCTGCTCACCGGATGGCTGGTGGCGCTCACGCTGAGCCCGCACGAGCCGTGGACCGCCGCCGCGGGCGCGGCCATACTCGGGATCGTCGCCAAGCACGCCCTCAAGGTGAAGCGCGCGAACGTGCTCAACCCGGCGGCGGCGGCGCTCGTGCTCTCGTACTTCGTGTTCAACACGGGCCAGAGTTGGTGGGGCGCCTTGCCCGAGTTGCCCACGGCCTACGTCACCCTCGTGCTGGCGACGGGGGCCTTCATGGCGTGGCGTCTGCACAAACTCCCGCTCGCCCTCGCGTTTCTGGGCGTACACTTTCTCCTGGCGACGCTCCTCGCCTTCGTGGGCGATCCAGCCCATGTGGCGGAGCTCTACCGTGCCCCCGACGTGCACATGGCCCTCTTTGCGGCCGGCTTCATGGCCACCGATCCCCCGACGTCACCGCCCAAGTATGGCGATCAGATTCGGTACGGCATCCTGGCGGCCGTGGTGAGCTTCGCGCTGTTCGAGTTCGTGGGCGCCGTCTACTTCCTCCCCGGCGGCCTGCTCGCGGCGAACTGCTGGGAAGGGTGGCGCAAGTGGCGGCGCCAGCATCCGGCGCGCACCGTCGCCGCCGCCGCGGTTGCCTCATGAGTGACGCGAATCCGCTCCTGCACCGCGACGCCTATCGTCATCTGGCGTCGATCGATACGCGGTGGATGGACAACGACGCGTACGGTCATGTGAACAACGTGACGTACTACAGCTTCTTCGACACGGCGGTCAATCGCTGGCTCATCGAGCGCGGCCTGCTCGATGTCCAGACCAGCCCGGCCTTTGGCGTTGTGGTGGAAACCGCCTGCCGTTTCCACGCGTCCCTCAGCTTTCCCGACCGCGTGACGGCGGGCCTTCGCGTGGCGCATCTGGGCACCTCGAGTGTGCGCTACGAGATCGGCCTGTTTCGCAATGCCGAGCCGACGGCCGCGGCCACCGGACATTTCGTGCACGTCTACGTTGATCGCACCACCCGCCGGCCAGTGCCCATCCCGGACGCGATCCGCCTGGCGCTGTCCACGTTGCGCTGATCCGGAGCGCCGTGGGCGCCTAGCGCTCGGCGCGTTCGTACCGCGACAGAATGTCGCTCGCCGCGGGCAGATAGGCTTCGACGGGTGGCAGCCCACCATCGAGGAGCGGGCCGGTATCGCGCAGCGCCATCGCGATGTGGTACTCGAGCGCCGAAACGTCGCGGTGCTCGTGCACGCAGGCATCGAGCAGCAGGAGCAGATGATCGGCGAGCTCCTCCGGGGTCGGCTCGCGGACTGCACGCCATCCGATCGCCTCGAGGGCCGCGGCCAATGGCGGGATGGCGCCCGGACCACCGGGGCGGGTGTCGTCGAGGTAGCGCGCGCGCAAGGCGCTGAAGCTGGTCGCCATCGGCGGAGAATAACGGCGCATGCACCGGCCCGCGATGGCGTGACATATTCCCTCGGGCGCGCGTGCCGCACGCCCCTCCCCTCTCTCCTGCGTTGATGCCATGACCGCCCCGCTCGAACTCGGCCTCGATACCTTCGGCGACATCACCGAGGGCCCGGACGGCCAGCTCCTCGCCGCCCCCGACGTCCTGCGGAATGTGGTCGCCGAGGGCGTCCTCGCCGATGAGGTGGGCGTGGATTTCTTCGGCGTGGGCGAACATCATCGCGACGACTTCGCCGTCTCCGCGCCGGAGGTCGTGCTCGCGGCGATCGCGGGGCGCACCAGCCGCATTCACCTCGGATCGGCCGTGACCGTGCTCAGCTCGGATGATCCGGTGCGGGTGTACCAGCGCTTTGCCACGCTCGACGGCATCAGCGGCGGCCGCGCCGAGATCATCCTGGGCCGCGGCTCCTTCACGGAGTCGTTCCCGCTCTTCGGCTATCCGCTCGATCAGTACAACGTGCTGTTCGAAGAGAAGCTCGAACTCTTCGCCGAGCTGCTGAAGGAAGGCCCGACCACCTGGCGGGGCACCACGCGCGCCCCGCTGGTGAAGCAGCAGGTGTATCCGCCCACCGCCACGCCGCCCATCCGGACCTGGATCGGCGTGGGCGGCAGCCCCGAATCCGTCGTGCGAGCGGCCCACTATGGGCTGCCACTGACGTTAGCCATCATCGGCGGCGACCCGCGGCGCTTTCTGCCGTACGTGCAGTTGTATCATCGTGCGCTGGGGGAACTGGGGCGGGACCTGCTCCCCATTGGACTCCATTCCCCGGGGCACATCGCCGACACCGACGAGGAGGCGCGCGAGGCCATGTGGCCCGCCTTCAAGGCGATGCATGACCGCATCGGCCGTGAGCGGGGGTGGCCGCCAATGCAGCGCGCGCACTTCGAGCAGGAGATCGCCAGCGGCTCCCTCTACGTCGGGTCGCCCGAAACGGTCGCGCAGAAGATTGCCGCAACGGTGCGAGCCCTTGGCGTCTCCCGCTTCGATCTCAAGTACAGCGCCGGCCGACTGGCCCACAGCCGCCTCATGCGCTGTATCGAGCTCTATGGGCGCGTCGTCATTCCGCGGGTACGCGCCCTGCTCGGCCAGACATCCTGACGGCGCGCCCCACCCTCCGCCTTCCGCCCGCCCCTCACCTGCTTTCGTCCGTGTCGTTCCGCCGCCTGCTGACCGTCTGCACTGCCGTCGGGGCCCTTGGGCTCCCGGGGGCAGCGGTCGCACAGCCGTTGCAGGCGCCGTCGTTCGTCAAGGACGTCGTGGACGTGCGCAATGGCATGCCCGACACGCAGGTCTCGGCGGTGGCCCAGACCGCCGACGGCTTCCTGTGGCTCGGAACGCGTCGGGGGTTGGTCCGCTTCGACGGCCTCTCCTTTACGAGCTATACCCCGGCGCTCGAGCGCGAGCTGCCCTCGGCCAGCATCAATGCGCTGATCAGCGAACCCGACGGGTCGCTGTGGATCAGTACCGACAAGGGGCTCGTGCGCTACGCCGACCGCGCCTTTCACCGGATTCCGGCCACGGAGATCCCTGCGGTCGTGACGTGGAAGGTGCTGCGCGATCGGCAGCAGCGGGTCTGGGTGGCGGGGGCCTTTGGCGTGCGGGTCGGCGATGGCACCCATTTCCGAGAGGTCGCCGGCGTGTCCGCCCACATCTACGCGCTGGCGGAGGATGCCAGTGGGCGGATCTGGCTTGCCGGGCGTGATTATCTGGCGGTACTGACGAGCCCCACGGCCGCGCCGCAGATCGCGCCGTTCAGCACGGGCGAACGGTTTTTTGATGTCGCCGCCGACGAACGCGGGACCGTCTGGGCGGCCACCCGACACGGGGTCATCGAGCTCAATACCACGGGGGCCAACCCCTTCGTGATCGCGCAACGGATCGCGACGGCGAATGGGGAGGAGTGGGCCCAGGTGTGGGCGATGACCCGCGATGCCCGTGGCGATCTCTGGCTGGGCACCGACACGCGCGGGGTGCTGCGGGTGGACCATGGCCAAGCCGTGCCGGTGGACCCGCCTTCCGGCATTCGCGCCGACGCGGTGTGGGCGCTCACGACTGATCGGCGCGGCCGCCTGTGGGCTGGCACCTCCGGTGGTCTGGTCCGCTACCAGCGATCGGCGTTCCACACGATTGCCCAGGGCATGGGCGTTCGCTCCACCTGGTCGATTCGTCCGGACCATTCCGGCGCCGTCTGGGCTACGACCGACGATGGGCAGGTGTGGCTGCTCGGCTCGACCGGCTGGCGCCCGATGCTTCCCTCCGTCGCGAATCGCATGCCCGGATCGACCTGGCCGCGACGGGACGGTGGCATCTATTTCGCCGATGACGCCGGCCGCCTGTTTGCGATCGACCGCAATCGAGTCGCCGACATCACGGCGCGCCATGGCTTCCCCGGTCTTGGCCCGCTCGGGCTCTTCGAGGATGGGGACGGCGCGCTGTGGGCCAGCACACACAACGGGCTCCTGATTTCCCACGCGGGCGCGCCAGCGCGTCCGGCATTCGACTCCCTGCATCTCGCGGCGACCGATGAGCCGCGGGTCCTCATGCGCGACCGGCGGCAGCGCCTGATCGTGGGCGGCCCCGGGCTCACGATCGTGGACGCTGCCGGCGTGCGCCGCATTGGTGCCGCCGAAGGGCTGACCGACCCGGAAGTGCTTTCGGCCTACGAAGACGGCGATCGCCTCTGGATTGGCACCGCCGACAGCGGCCTCTTTGTGGTGCAGAATGATCGCGCCACGCTCGTCTCCACGGTGAACACACGCCTGCGGCGCGATATCCACGGCATCGTGCGCGATGATCTCGGTTCACTCTGGCTGACGTCCAGCTCCGGCCTCCTGCGCGTGAACCTGAGCGATCTGGAGCGCAGCCTGCGCGAGCCGGGCGGCAACGTGCGGGTGCGCGTCCGGGAGTTCAGCCGACTGGACGGCCTGCCGAGCAATGACATCAACGGCGACTATCAAAGCACGCTGTTCAAGGACGCGAGC
This genomic interval carries:
- a CDS encoding FMN-binding protein, producing the protein SAPVATPPASAPAPTPAPSAPTGAPAAPHADSAKTVGWRDGTYTGWGTSRHGDIEATVVVENGKITGAIISRCLTRYSCSWVAHLQAQVVARQSPEVDNVSGATQSANAFYYAVVDALAKAK
- a CDS encoding FAD:protein FMN transferase translates to MTFAGPVVEVAEAAMGTVFAVQLSDPTGSWEVDALRAEAHRALTAVHDVERVCSRFDATSELRRLSDHIGEPVPGSPLLVELLALALAIAEASDGAFDPTVGAAMLAHGFDRHWRTDVAVGDVGRVSPPRHGGWRDLTVDQARGTIRLDAAHQLDLGALAKGFAVDLVAAAIPHALSASIHAGGDVRCVGAHPEGRAWTIGVRSPTHTDRFAAVAHIADGAVCTSGDYERVNAAGVHHLLDPRTGHAATGFRSVSVVAPTAVVADGLATAAFVLGPARAADWLATQHVDALLIAPDAEPHTVTGAGTTTWELLPLDS
- a CDS encoding RnfABCDGE type electron transport complex subunit D, with product MTTRLDVAHAKRWIRSPKGLFAGVLAVLTVPAAQQAGWTLVGPSLVAAMAAAMLVDLPLIRWRDGHWSVPDGALLTGWLVALTLSPHEPWTAAAGAAILGIVAKHALKVKRANVLNPAAAALVLSYFVFNTGQSWWGALPELPTAYVTLVLATGAFMAWRLHKLPLALAFLGVHFLLATLLAFVGDPAHVAELYRAPDVHMALFAAGFMATDPPTSPPKYGDQIRYGILAAVVSFALFEFVGAVYFLPGGLLAANCWEGWRKWRRQHPARTVAAAAVAS
- a CDS encoding acyl-CoA thioesterase, yielding MSDANPLLHRDAYRHLASIDTRWMDNDAYGHVNNVTYYSFFDTAVNRWLIERGLLDVQTSPAFGVVVETACRFHASLSFPDRVTAGLRVAHLGTSSVRYEIGLFRNAEPTAAATGHFVHVYVDRTTRRPVPIPDAIRLALSTLR
- a CDS encoding LLM class flavin-dependent oxidoreductase; translated protein: MTAPLELGLDTFGDITEGPDGQLLAAPDVLRNVVAEGVLADEVGVDFFGVGEHHRDDFAVSAPEVVLAAIAGRTSRIHLGSAVTVLSSDDPVRVYQRFATLDGISGGRAEIILGRGSFTESFPLFGYPLDQYNVLFEEKLELFAELLKEGPTTWRGTTRAPLVKQQVYPPTATPPIRTWIGVGGSPESVVRAAHYGLPLTLAIIGGDPRRFLPYVQLYHRALGELGRDLLPIGLHSPGHIADTDEEAREAMWPAFKAMHDRIGRERGWPPMQRAHFEQEIASGSLYVGSPETVAQKIAATVRALGVSRFDLKYSAGRLAHSRLMRCIELYGRVVIPRVRALLGQTS
- a CDS encoding response regulator, yielding MSFRRLLTVCTAVGALGLPGAAVAQPLQAPSFVKDVVDVRNGMPDTQVSAVAQTADGFLWLGTRRGLVRFDGLSFTSYTPALERELPSASINALISEPDGSLWISTDKGLVRYADRAFHRIPATEIPAVVTWKVLRDRQQRVWVAGAFGVRVGDGTHFREVAGVSAHIYALAEDASGRIWLAGRDYLAVLTSPTAAPQIAPFSTGERFFDVAADERGTVWAATRHGVIELNTTGANPFVIAQRIATANGEEWAQVWAMTRDARGDLWLGTDTRGVLRVDHGQAVPVDPPSGIRADAVWALTTDRRGRLWAGTSGGLVRYQRSAFHTIAQGMGVRSTWSIRPDHSGAVWATTDDGQVWLLGSTGWRPMLPSVANRMPGSTWPRRDGGIYFADDAGRLFAIDRNRVADITARHGFPGLGPLGLFEDGDGALWASTHNGLLISHAGAPARPAFDSLHLAATDEPRVLMRDRRQRLIVGGPGLTIVDAAGVRRIGAAEGLTDPEVLSAYEDGDRLWIGTADSGLFVVQNDRATLVSTVNTRLRRDIHGIVRDDLGSLWLTSSSGLLRVNLSDLERSLREPGGNVRVRVREFSRLDGLPSNDINGDYQSTLFKDASGGIWLPTAGGPVYFDPRGVAEDTVAPQVHIDQIVIDGVTQRFAPSLTLEQHPTRVDVSFAVTDALFPERARVAYRVIGVDTTWTDLGRRRAITFGPLPGGTFRVEVRAASEHGDWNARLATVDFNVERDWSERWWAVPMLVALVLAAFAQSVRIVRIEAREREERLSRLVAERTADLEASRAMLETRVQERTAALARELDERTQLEQRLASSRKAESLGRLAGGVSHEINNALATVLGFAQLARSTANGNPNLQADIDEVVRAGRRAANITHQLLAFARQQHTPMRRVQIDGMVRELVRSLEQLLGPELSLHTRLADAVPPVLADPLQVEQLLVNLVKNARDAKPRDGTVTISVEPVALTASQAIGDQVLPAGHYVTLAVIDTGEGIAPEVLEHLFEPFYTTKDISTGSGLGLAVCQGIVARHQGAIEVESTVGERTCFRAWFPAQAATLSTPSQGQPAIGGSETLLFVEDEASIRTFAVRMLRADGYTVLDAEDGAAALRVIGNTTATIDCVITDMMMPNVNGLELARLLRATRADLPIVFISGFAGLDEQALRDMRSIGPMIAKPFTQEELAAAVRRALDARRRVADSLSS